Genomic window (Streptomyces yatensis):
CGTCCCATTTGCCCTTGTACTTGTCCCCGGCGTACTCCTTGATCTGGCCGAGCATCCAGGCCGGGCAGGAGGCGGTGGCGAACTTGCCGTTGGCGAGCGCCTGCTGCCAGGGCTTGGTGAACTCCTGCAGCCCCGCGGAGAGTTTGGCCGCGGACGCGTCGGTCGCCAGCTTCCACGCCTCCTTGACGGCCGGGCTGTCCTTGTAGATGGGCTTCCCGCTCTTGTCGTAGTAGACCTCCGAGCTGCCGGAGACCGCCGCGTTGAACAGCCCGCCGGCCGAGTCCAGGAAGGCGGCTCCGCCCGGCGCCTTCTTCGCGTAGTCCTTGCCGGCCTCGAGGTACTTCCGCCAGTCGCCGGCCCAGAGCTCGGAGACCGCGTCACGGTCGGCCGGGAGCCCGGCCTGCTGGAAGAGGTCCTTGCGGTAGCAGATCGCCATCGGGCCCACGTCCGTGCCGAGACCGATCGTCTTTCCGTCCTTGGCGGTGGCCTGCGACCACTTCCAGCCGAGGAAGTTCTCCTTTTTGACGCCGTCCGCCTTCGAAAGATCAACGAACTTGTCGGCCTGGGTGGTGGTCACCTCATTGATGTTTCCCACCTCGACCGCCTGGATATCGGCGAGCCCGCTGCCCGAGCCGAGATGGGTGAGCAGTTGCGGGTAGTAGTTCGAGGCCGGGTCGATCACACTCTCTTTGATCTTGATATCCGGGTGCAGCTTTGTGTATTCGTCATAGAGCCC
Coding sequences:
- a CDS encoding ABC transporter substrate-binding protein — its product is MRRNTGSHRSTAVVLAAVAALGAGLLSGCADDGDDGSAGSSGGGDSNGKTVVTVGTYGVMGFKQAGLYDEYTKLHPDIKIKESVIDPASNYYPQLLTHLGSGSGLADIQAVEVGNINEVTTTQADKFVDLSKADGVKKENFLGWKWSQATAKDGKTIGLGTDVGPMAICYRKDLFQQAGLPADRDAVSELWAGDWRKYLEAGKDYAKKAPGGAAFLDSAGGLFNAAVSGSSEVYYDKSGKPIYKDSPAVKEAWKLATDASAAKLSAGLQEFTKPWQQALANGKFATASCPAWMLGQIKEYAGDKYKGKWDVAAAPKPANWGGSFLSVPQVAKNKDEAVKLATWLTAPEQQAKLFEKQASFPSAQAAYDLPQVADAKLPYFNNAPIGKIFSQAAKASPTQVLGPKDAVIKQNFTDVGLLQVEQQGKSADEGWKAAIKTNDNALDQ